DNA from bacterium:
CAAGAGGTCGCGATAGAACGCTACCGAGCGTTCGAGGTCGGCGACCGTGAGATGGATGTGTCCGACGATGGGGTGGGTGCTCATATTCTTAAGATTATCCGAAAAGTTCTGAATGGCTGCCAATGTCTATGAGCACCAATATCAAGACTTCGTTTCTCACTTCGTACACCAACAAGAGATCACCTTTGATATGACATTCGCGATATCGCTTTACATCCCCAGTCAGCTGATGGTCTCGATACGATGCCGGCAGCGACTTGCGCGCAGCGAGAGACAGAATCACATCTTCGAGCTTTTTCATCAGGGCAGGTTTCAATGTCCCGGATTTCTTCA
Protein-coding regions in this window:
- a CDS encoding type II toxin-antitoxin system YafQ family toxin translates to MYGVVRTQQFERSFRKLKKSGTLKPALMKKLEDVILSLAARKSLPASYRDHQLTGDVKRYRECHIKGDLLLVYEVRNEVLILVLIDIGSHSELFG